In Turicibacter sanguinis, a genomic segment contains:
- a CDS encoding phosphodiester glycosidase family protein, whose translation MDILRQQKETQKIIWLTLTIFNLFLLLVGSFAYYYDKANTTIKELTLKVEQQNITIEQQQSAQSSLIASNQEMQKQLEEVLQASVIIEEESNQQESQLSQLSQQNQQLTDNIKNLTSQIDELTKLNEQYVSERSLSVKELETKYRTLVSDAETKVTQLDTEIVQKQTELQQYYDQINSYFYIDDDLKIKLVEEKSNNQHYWVAEVIASKNKQLQSEFANNTYGGTRETLSSMANRVGATLAINASGFYTDTNKPMGSIVRDGQLLQTDPNFTWEVLSTTWSGDLNFFQVDDQASAYAADINDSFAFGPILVRNGVATEIKDTSRHPRTAIGQLDENRYIIVVAEGRLQDAEGLTLTELQNIFLSLGCQTAYNLDGGGSTTLYFKGKVINTPSDGAERAIADMIYF comes from the coding sequence GTGGACATTTTGAGACAGCAAAAAGAAACGCAGAAAATTATTTGGTTAACTCTAACGATTTTTAACCTCTTTCTACTCTTAGTTGGAAGTTTTGCCTACTACTACGATAAAGCCAATACGACAATTAAAGAACTAACCTTAAAAGTAGAACAACAAAACATAACCATTGAACAACAACAATCAGCACAAAGTTCACTAATTGCTTCTAATCAAGAGATGCAAAAACAACTTGAAGAAGTATTACAAGCATCTGTTATCATTGAAGAAGAAAGCAACCAACAAGAATCACAACTTTCTCAGCTTTCTCAACAAAACCAACAACTAACTGATAACATCAAAAACTTGACCAGTCAAATAGATGAGTTAACAAAGCTAAATGAACAATACGTATCTGAGCGATCATTAAGCGTTAAAGAATTAGAAACAAAATACCGAACACTCGTATCAGATGCCGAAACAAAAGTAACCCAACTTGATACTGAAATTGTTCAAAAGCAAACAGAATTACAACAATATTATGATCAAATCAATTCATATTTCTATATTGACGACGACCTAAAAATAAAATTAGTCGAAGAAAAATCAAATAATCAACATTACTGGGTGGCCGAAGTTATTGCCTCGAAAAATAAACAACTACAGTCCGAATTCGCTAATAATACTTATGGTGGAACTCGAGAAACATTATCTAGTATGGCTAATCGCGTAGGAGCAACACTTGCTATCAATGCATCAGGATTTTATACCGATACCAATAAACCAATGGGATCTATCGTTCGGGACGGCCAACTTCTTCAAACCGATCCAAACTTCACCTGGGAAGTCCTCTCTACCACTTGGTCGGGAGACTTAAACTTCTTCCAAGTAGATGATCAAGCCTCTGCTTATGCCGCTGATATCAACGATTCCTTTGCCTTTGGCCCAATATTAGTTCGAAATGGTGTAGCAACAGAAATCAAAGACACTTCTCGTCATCCACGAACAGCCATCGGCCAACTTGATGAAAATCGATACATCATCGTTGTAGCTGAAGGACGTCTACAAGATGCCGAAGGGCTAACCTTAACCGAACTACAAAACATTTTCCTAAGTCTTGGCTGCCAAACTGCGTATAATCTAGATGGTGGGGGATCAACAACTTTGTACTTTAAAGGAAAAGTGATCAATACACCATCAGATGGTGCAGAACGCGCCATTGCCGATATGATTTACTTCTAA
- the folK gene encoding 2-amino-4-hydroxy-6-hydroxymethyldihydropteridine diphosphokinase, whose protein sequence is MKLAYLSLGSNIGDKKKYLYDAIKLLDGYKGIHIVKLSSLYETSPWGYTEQDLFMNLVVLIETSLSPVELLDCCQFIEQELGRVRLIKWGPRVIDVDILLFEDETINTERLTIPHPFMTERDFVMIPLCEIAKDLKIDGITVETIIQKFDQKALKKVIA, encoded by the coding sequence ATGAAACTAGCTTATTTAAGTTTAGGGTCAAATATAGGAGATAAGAAAAAGTATTTATATGATGCGATTAAGTTATTGGATGGGTATAAAGGTATTCACATCGTAAAGTTATCTTCTTTATATGAGACGAGTCCGTGGGGATATACGGAGCAGGATTTATTTATGAATTTGGTTGTTTTAATTGAAACAAGTTTGTCTCCTGTTGAATTATTAGATTGTTGTCAATTCATTGAACAAGAGCTTGGCCGTGTACGTTTAATTAAATGGGGACCACGTGTTATTGATGTAGATATTTTATTATTTGAAGATGAGACGATAAATACTGAACGTTTAACGATTCCGCATCCATTTATGACAGAACGTGACTTTGTAATGATTCCGCTTTGTGAGATTGCAAAAGATTTAAAGATAGATGGCATCACAGTTGAAACAATTATTCAAAAATTTGATCAGAAGGCATTAAAAAAAGTCATCGCCTAG
- a CDS encoding manganese efflux pump MntP, whose amino-acid sequence MSIIALVFVAIGLAMDAFTVSIAKGISLRKATVPQAAKVALFFGGFQALMPLLGWLFGLSFEKYITAFDHWIALILLTLIGGKMLYESFKGEDEEDSVEVDPLNARSLLVLAIATSIDALAVGVTFAFLNVNILTSITLIGVITFVISFAGVIIGNKVGEYLKNYAEIVGGIILILIGVSIFLEHTVLA is encoded by the coding sequence ATGAGTATTATTGCATTAGTTTTTGTCGCAATTGGTTTAGCAATGGATGCTTTTACAGTCTCAATTGCTAAAGGGATTAGCTTAAGAAAGGCAACTGTTCCACAAGCTGCTAAAGTTGCTTTATTCTTCGGTGGATTTCAGGCTTTAATGCCGCTACTTGGATGGTTATTTGGGTTAAGTTTTGAAAAATATATTACAGCATTTGATCACTGGATTGCTTTAATTTTATTAACGTTAATTGGTGGAAAAATGTTATATGAATCATTTAAAGGAGAGGATGAAGAGGATAGTGTTGAGGTTGATCCGTTAAATGCTCGTTCTTTACTCGTTCTTGCTATTGCAACAAGTATTGATGCTTTAGCAGTAGGAGTTACATTTGCCTTTTTAAATGTTAACATTTTGACATCTATTACTTTAATTGGTGTTATTACATTTGTTATTAGTTTTGCCGGTGTTATTATAGGGAACAAAGTAGGAGAATATCTAAAGAATTATGCAGAAATCGTTGGGGGAATCATTTTAATTCTGATTGGAGTTAGTATTTTCTTAGAACACACGGTTTTAGCTTAA
- a CDS encoding calcium/sodium antiporter — translation MSYILLVIGFIFLIKGADLFVDGASSIAKTLKIPSLIIGLTIVAFGTSAPEAAVSITGAFAGANDITVGNVVGSNIFNLLVVVGVAAFISPLNVKKSIIAKEFPFALLGAFVLIVLGLDSKYHNYTDNVLTRADGIMLLVLLGIFMYYLIELALTARKEGKDQEDEEEIKSYPLPKSILLSIIGIVGIVIGGDLVVDSASNIALAWGMSQSLVGLTIVAVGTSLPELVTSIVAARKGESDIALGNVIGSNIFNIFFVLGISSFIHEITINSAVFLDMFIMMAASFITYGFAASKRSINKKEGAFLVCLYVAYMIFVIWKG, via the coding sequence ATGAGTTATATTTTATTAGTCATTGGATTCATCTTTTTAATCAAGGGAGCAGATTTATTTGTTGATGGAGCATCATCTATTGCCAAAACTTTAAAAATTCCTAGTTTAATTATAGGGTTAACCATCGTAGCATTTGGAACAAGTGCTCCAGAAGCAGCTGTTAGTATTACAGGAGCATTTGCTGGTGCTAATGATATTACAGTAGGTAACGTTGTTGGATCAAATATTTTTAACTTATTAGTGGTAGTTGGGGTCGCAGCCTTTATTTCACCTCTAAATGTTAAGAAGTCAATTATTGCAAAAGAGTTTCCATTTGCTTTACTCGGAGCATTTGTTTTAATTGTTCTAGGGTTAGATTCAAAATATCATAATTATACAGATAACGTTTTAACACGTGCTGATGGAATTATGTTATTAGTATTACTTGGAATTTTCATGTATTATTTAATTGAATTAGCTTTAACAGCACGTAAAGAAGGAAAAGACCAAGAAGATGAGGAAGAAATTAAATCTTATCCATTGCCAAAAAGTATTCTTTTATCAATTATTGGGATTGTTGGAATTGTAATTGGTGGAGATTTAGTTGTAGATAGTGCCTCAAACATCGCTTTAGCTTGGGGAATGAGTCAAAGTTTAGTTGGTTTAACAATCGTTGCGGTTGGAACCTCATTACCTGAGTTAGTTACTTCAATTGTAGCTGCACGTAAAGGTGAAAGTGATATTGCGTTAGGAAATGTTATTGGATCTAATATCTTTAATATCTTCTTTGTATTAGGTATTTCATCATTTATCCATGAGATTACAATTAACAGTGCTGTCTTCTTAGATATGTTTATTATGATGGCTGCTTCATTTATTACATACGGATTTGCAGCATCAAAACGTAGTATTAATAAAAAAGAGGGAGCATTCCTTGTTTGCTTATATGTTGCATACATGATCTTTGTTATTTGGAAAGGTTAA
- the folP gene encoding dihydropteroate synthase, producing the protein MNYTNRYNLEALLIEVMRVFAQNRPLIMGILNVTPDSFSDGGSYQHIDEIVKKARQMVADGADIIDIGGESTRPGSTVVKVEDEIARVIPVIKRLVEEIDVPISIDTYKAEVARQAVLAGAKIINDIGGGKFDPDMPDVMATSGAYVVLMHNRMPNMSETDCITAITGELTVYDDIVQDVMTELKDCVELVKAAGVSEDKIILDPGIGFAKTVEGNVELMRRVGELHSLGYPLLLGVSKKGTIGHLLGGLDVANRLEGTVAATCFAVSQKVHIIRVHDVLENARAAKVMKALV; encoded by the coding sequence ATGAATTATACTAATAGGTATAATTTAGAGGCTTTATTGATTGAGGTGATGAGAGTGTTTGCTCAAAATAGACCGCTTATTATGGGAATTTTGAATGTGACCCCGGATAGTTTTTCGGATGGTGGAAGTTATCAACATATTGATGAGATTGTCAAAAAGGCACGCCAAATGGTTGCTGATGGCGCTGATATTATTGATATTGGTGGGGAATCCACACGACCTGGTTCAACTGTTGTAAAAGTAGAAGATGAGATTGCTCGTGTTATTCCTGTTATTAAACGATTGGTTGAAGAAATTGATGTTCCGATTTCAATTGATACTTATAAAGCAGAAGTGGCAAGACAGGCTGTTTTAGCAGGTGCTAAGATTATTAATGATATTGGTGGTGGCAAGTTTGATCCCGATATGCCAGATGTGATGGCCACTTCAGGTGCTTATGTTGTCCTGATGCATAATCGTATGCCTAATATGAGTGAAACAGATTGTATTACGGCGATTACAGGTGAATTAACCGTGTATGATGATATCGTACAAGACGTAATGACGGAGTTAAAAGACTGTGTAGAGTTGGTTAAAGCAGCAGGGGTTAGTGAGGATAAGATTATTCTTGACCCAGGGATTGGCTTTGCCAAAACAGTAGAGGGTAATGTTGAGTTGATGCGTCGTGTTGGTGAGCTTCATTCTTTAGGTTATCCACTTCTTTTAGGTGTGAGTAAGAAAGGAACGATTGGACATTTGCTTGGTGGACTGGATGTAGCAAATCGTTTAGAAGGTACGGTGGCAGCGACTTGTTTTGCTGTGAGTCAAAAGGTTCATATTATTCGTGTGCATGATGTGTTAGAAAATGCGAGAGCAGCAAAGGTTATGAAAGCTTTAGTTTAA
- a CDS encoding DUF2922 domain-containing protein, which translates to MITKSLILTCKFKDSLGKARSINIDTPNENITTDQINAFMRAAIETNVLLVDDNQPEVTLATIEGAEIVNKTVEKLDLAE; encoded by the coding sequence ATGATTACAAAATCACTTATTTTAACATGTAAATTTAAAGATAGTTTAGGAAAAGCAAGATCAATTAATATTGATACGCCAAACGAAAATATTACAACAGACCAAATCAATGCTTTTATGCGAGCCGCAATTGAGACGAATGTCTTATTAGTTGATGATAATCAGCCTGAAGTGACATTGGCAACCATTGAAGGTGCTGAAATTGTCAACAAAACAGTTGAAAAGCTTGATTTAGCAGAGTAG
- a CDS encoding DUF1659 domain-containing protein: MKENLINRKLMIYFTAGVDDDGKIINKTKTFNAIRLDSEESDLAIFADKYRVLSNHMYKKTVAADYFEISLADTL; encoded by the coding sequence ATGAAGGAAAACTTAATTAACCGTAAATTAATGATTTATTTTACAGCAGGTGTCGATGATGATGGGAAAATTATTAACAAAACTAAAACGTTTAATGCGATTCGTCTAGATAGCGAGGAATCAGATCTTGCCATCTTTGCTGATAAATACAGGGTGCTTTCTAATCACATGTATAAAAAAACAGTAGCAGCTGACTACTTTGAAATCTCATTAGCAGATACACTTTAA
- the dusB gene encoding tRNA dihydrouridine synthase DusB: MSFKIREIEIDNPVVLAPMAGVCNAAFRTIIKEMGTGLIYAEMVSDKAVVYQNKKTLDMLYVDPAERPLSMQIFGSDKETFVEAAKYVDANCDCDIIDINMGCPVPKVTKNEAGARLLLEPDKIYDIVANVVDVVKKPVTVKMRTGWDKEHIYAIENALKIEQAGASAIAVHGRTRSQMYEGKADWGIIKDVKDAIKTIPVIGNGDINSPEMAKRVLEESGVDGIMIGRAALGNPWLMKKIVHYLATDELIEEPSAHEKLRLAVDHMDRLIDLKCEKVALLEMRSHMAWYIKGLEGATHVKRMITTVKTREEMMDIVNRYEAYLNGDKSARLVVEE, from the coding sequence ATGAGTTTTAAAATTAGAGAAATTGAGATTGATAATCCAGTTGTTTTAGCACCAATGGCAGGTGTTTGTAATGCAGCCTTCCGTACGATTATCAAAGAGATGGGAACGGGATTAATTTACGCTGAAATGGTAAGTGATAAAGCGGTTGTTTATCAAAATAAGAAAACATTAGATATGCTTTATGTTGATCCAGCTGAGCGTCCATTATCAATGCAAATTTTCGGATCAGATAAGGAAACATTTGTTGAAGCGGCAAAATACGTAGATGCAAATTGTGATTGCGATATTATTGATATTAATATGGGATGTCCTGTTCCTAAAGTTACTAAAAATGAAGCGGGAGCACGTTTATTACTTGAACCCGATAAGATTTATGATATTGTGGCAAATGTTGTGGATGTTGTTAAAAAGCCAGTTACAGTTAAAATGCGTACTGGATGGGATAAAGAACATATTTATGCGATTGAAAATGCACTAAAAATTGAGCAAGCCGGAGCAAGTGCAATTGCTGTTCATGGGCGTACACGTTCTCAAATGTATGAAGGAAAAGCTGACTGGGGAATTATTAAAGATGTTAAGGATGCTATTAAGACGATTCCTGTTATCGGAAATGGAGATATTAATTCACCAGAAATGGCGAAGCGTGTTCTTGAAGAGAGTGGTGTAGACGGTATTATGATTGGACGTGCCGCACTTGGAAACCCATGGTTAATGAAAAAAATCGTTCATTATTTAGCAACAGATGAATTAATTGAAGAACCATCAGCTCATGAAAAATTACGTTTAGCGGTTGATCATATGGATCGTTTAATTGACTTAAAATGTGAAAAAGTAGCATTGCTTGAAATGCGTTCACATATGGCATGGTATATCAAAGGATTAGAAGGGGCAACTCATGTTAAACGTATGATTACAACTGTTAAAACTCGTGAAGAAATGATGGACATTGTAAATCGTTACGAAGCTTACTTAAATGGAGATAAATCAGCTCGTTTAGTTGTTGAAGAATAG
- a CDS encoding RDD family protein, which yields MFEMLIRRGVAFFIDFILLLLIFYGNAQFIFISFDNAGQTFGLQVVIAMIMLQLIYVFIYFIYIPVRMPGQTVGKRIMKIKEVKQNQKEMTVSDYFKRDFLLKFLLSSMTSGFVVIFNAILLTYQSIRKQPLRAFQDYVMKTDVIKVTK from the coding sequence ATGTTTGAGATGTTAATACGAAGAGGGGTAGCTTTTTTTATTGATTTTATTTTATTATTGTTAATCTTCTATGGAAATGCACAGTTTATTTTTATTTCATTCGATAATGCTGGACAAACTTTTGGATTACAAGTTGTCATAGCGATGATTATGCTACAACTTATTTATGTATTCATTTATTTTATTTATATTCCAGTTCGTATGCCCGGGCAAACAGTTGGAAAACGTATCATGAAAATTAAAGAAGTAAAACAAAACCAAAAGGAAATGACAGTTAGTGATTATTTTAAACGTGATTTCTTATTAAAATTTTTATTATCTTCTATGACTTCAGGATTTGTGGTTATTTTTAATGCTATTTTATTAACGTATCAATCGATTCGTAAACAACCGTTACGCGCATTTCAAGATTATGTTATGAAAACAGATGTTATCAAAGTAACGAAATAG
- a CDS encoding M42 family metallopeptidase, producing the protein MNFDHSYFYSLATDILMTPSPSGYTQAVIEKIATYAKELGLSAIKSNKGNLIVTFEGLDSTKVLGLSAHVDTLGLMVRSISADGTLRLTSIGGNQMMTLLGEYCTVHTRDGKAYTGTILSLAPASHVYEDCGKKGQTVDELMVRLDEVVLSKQDVIDLGIQNGDFISIDPKTTITESGFIKSRHIDDKISVAIIFTVFKSLLEANIKPNHTIQFVVSTYEEVGHGAASLPANITRMIAVDMGCIGKDLSCTEYDVSICAKDSSGPYDYEMTSELIELSKKHELGYAVDIYPFYGSDASAALRAGHDIKAALIGPGVHASHGVERTHIDGCVNVMKLLSAYLTEIKF; encoded by the coding sequence ATGAATTTTGATCATTCATATTTTTATTCATTAGCAACAGATATTTTAATGACACCCAGTCCAAGTGGTTATACACAGGCTGTGATTGAAAAAATTGCAACTTATGCAAAAGAATTAGGTTTATCAGCTATTAAATCAAATAAAGGAAATCTAATTGTCACATTTGAAGGATTAGATTCTACAAAAGTTCTTGGACTTTCTGCTCACGTCGATACACTTGGATTGATGGTTCGCTCAATTAGTGCTGATGGAACATTACGCTTAACATCAATTGGTGGAAATCAAATGATGACGCTTCTTGGAGAATACTGCACTGTTCATACCCGTGATGGAAAAGCTTATACCGGAACAATCTTAAGCCTTGCCCCAGCTTCACATGTTTATGAAGATTGTGGTAAAAAAGGGCAAACAGTCGATGAGTTAATGGTTCGTCTTGATGAAGTTGTGCTTTCAAAACAAGATGTTATTGATTTAGGGATTCAAAATGGGGATTTCATCTCAATCGATCCTAAAACCACAATCACAGAAAGTGGGTTCATTAAATCCCGTCACATCGATGACAAAATTAGTGTTGCCATCATCTTTACTGTTTTCAAATCTTTACTAGAAGCAAACATCAAACCTAATCACACGATTCAATTCGTTGTTTCAACATACGAAGAAGTAGGTCATGGAGCAGCTTCATTACCAGCTAACATCACACGTATGATTGCTGTTGATATGGGCTGCATTGGTAAAGATTTATCATGTACAGAATATGACGTCTCAATCTGTGCAAAAGACTCATCAGGTCCTTACGATTATGAAATGACATCGGAGTTAATTGAACTTTCTAAAAAGCATGAATTAGGATATGCTGTTGATATTTATCCATTCTACGGATCAGATGCATCAGCTGCTCTTCGTGCAGGTCATGATATAAAGGCTGCATTAATCGGACCAGGAGTTCATGCTTCCCATGGTGTAGAACGTACTCATATCGATGGATGTGTTAATGTTATGAAATTATTATCTGCTTATCTTACTGAAATTAAATTTTAA
- the rbr gene encoding rubrerythrin, which produces MASLKGSETHKNLMRAFAGESQARNRYTFYASIAKKQGYPLIEKTFTLTANQEQMHAKIFFQYLSEEFNGEEIEIDAAYPVDIYQENTLQNILASVTAETHEHQEIYPAFAEVAKKEGFNQIAATFNMIAKIEETHSQRFAAIAKDMQNDTLFTKPTPVAWHCEVCGHIHYGVAAPAICPVCKHAKGYFKAEAANN; this is translated from the coding sequence ATGGCATCTTTAAAAGGATCTGAAACACATAAAAATTTAATGCGTGCATTCGCAGGTGAATCACAGGCAAGAAATCGATATACGTTTTATGCCTCAATTGCAAAAAAACAAGGTTATCCATTAATCGAAAAAACATTTACTTTAACAGCTAATCAAGAGCAAATGCATGCAAAGATTTTCTTTCAATATCTTTCTGAAGAGTTTAATGGAGAAGAGATTGAAATTGATGCAGCTTATCCAGTAGATATATACCAAGAAAATACCCTTCAAAATATATTAGCTTCTGTTACAGCTGAAACTCATGAGCATCAGGAAATTTATCCTGCATTTGCAGAAGTGGCTAAAAAAGAAGGATTTAATCAAATTGCAGCAACTTTTAATATGATTGCTAAGATTGAGGAAACTCATAGTCAACGATTTGCAGCAATTGCAAAAGATATGCAGAATGATACTTTATTTACAAAACCAACTCCTGTTGCCTGGCACTGTGAGGTTTGTGGTCATATTCATTATGGTGTCGCAGCTCCAGCAATTTGTCCAGTTTGTAAACATGCTAAAGGTTACTTTAAAGCAGAAGCGGCTAATAATTAA
- the folB gene encoding dihydroneopterin aldolase, with protein sequence MAKIMLNDMEFITKHGACPHEYEFDQKFKVDVFMYTDCVLEAGATDDLSLTINYADAYDVVADIMYGDHVDLLETLAFRIGTDLLNTYAVIDKVKVEVRKMQPPITGFNGTAAVEVTIKR encoded by the coding sequence ATGGCGAAAATTATGTTAAATGATATGGAGTTTATTACGAAGCATGGAGCATGTCCACATGAATATGAATTTGACCAAAAGTTTAAGGTTGATGTGTTTATGTATACGGATTGTGTATTAGAAGCGGGAGCAACTGATGATTTAAGTTTAACGATTAATTATGCAGATGCTTACGATGTGGTGGCAGATATTATGTATGGCGATCATGTAGATTTACTTGAGACGTTGGCCTTTCGTATTGGGACAGATTTATTAAACACTTATGCTGTGATTGATAAGGTGAAGGTTGAAGTCCGCAAAATGCAGCCTCCGATTACTGGGTTTAATGGAACGGCTGCCGTTGAAGTGACGATTAAACGTTAA
- the galU gene encoding UTP--glucose-1-phosphate uridylyltransferase GalU, with product MRKPVRKAVIPAAGFGTRFLPATKAQPKEMLPIVDKPTIQYIIEEAVASGIEEILIVTSSMKRPIEDHFDKSYELEDTLAKKGKTEMLEMVQGISNLAQIHYVRQKEAKGLGHAILCAKTFIKDEPFVVLLGDDVVVNDENPATHQLVEAYNKIGCSIMGVQQVPREDVSKYGIVRPSSSHVADGRMVKLSGMVEKPAQKDAPSNLAVMGRYVLTPEIFEMLETQEPGAGGEIQLTDAIDRLMDRQAVYAYDFEGKRYDVGDKFGFIKATIDFALNRKDLGDQVRDYLLNEIAPTLKSKVATKDVVVKEEVEETAEEVTE from the coding sequence ATGCGTAAACCAGTAAGAAAGGCAGTTATCCCAGCAGCTGGATTTGGAACACGATTCTTACCTGCTACAAAGGCACAACCAAAAGAGATGCTACCTATCGTAGATAAACCAACGATTCAGTATATTATTGAAGAAGCTGTTGCTTCAGGAATTGAAGAGATTTTAATTGTGACAAGTTCAATGAAGCGTCCAATTGAGGACCATTTTGATAAGTCATATGAACTTGAGGATACGTTAGCTAAGAAAGGTAAAACAGAGATGCTTGAAATGGTTCAAGGAATTTCTAACTTGGCTCAAATTCATTATGTGCGCCAAAAAGAAGCAAAAGGACTTGGACATGCGATTCTTTGTGCTAAGACATTTATTAAAGATGAGCCTTTTGTTGTTTTACTTGGAGATGATGTGGTTGTTAATGATGAGAATCCAGCAACGCATCAATTAGTAGAAGCTTATAATAAAATTGGATGCTCAATCATGGGTGTTCAACAAGTTCCAAGGGAAGATGTATCTAAGTATGGAATTGTTCGTCCATCATCTTCTCATGTTGCAGATGGACGTATGGTTAAATTAAGTGGAATGGTTGAAAAACCAGCTCAAAAAGATGCACCATCTAACTTAGCTGTAATGGGACGTTATGTTTTAACACCTGAAATTTTTGAAATGTTAGAAACTCAAGAGCCAGGTGCAGGTGGAGAAATTCAATTAACAGATGCAATTGATCGTTTAATGGATCGTCAAGCCGTATATGCTTATGATTTTGAAGGTAAACGTTATGATGTTGGAGATAAATTTGGATTTATCAAGGCAACAATTGACTTTGCTTTAAATCGTAAAGATTTAGGGGATCAAGTTCGTGATTATTTATTAAATGAAATTGCGCCTACTTTAAAATCAAAAGTTGCAACAAAAGATGTAGTAGTAAAAGAAGAGGTAGAAGAAACCGCTGAAGAAGTGACTGAATAA